From Streptomyces zhihengii, the proteins below share one genomic window:
- a CDS encoding DUF1707 SHOCT-like domain-containing protein has product MTSELPEMRASDTERERVAERLRDAVAEGRLDMEEFEQRLDAAYRARTHGELTPLVADLPAPGGTGADPAPLADPAAPARTRWRERIGLPATSKGAFAFWGGFGRKGTWTIGKSFTAVTVMAGGELDLRDARFEARETVITCVVLMGGVHVVVPPDVHLQVTGVGLMGGFGEQGVSDVEPDPEAPRVVVRGLAVMGGVGVERKRTKAAKLRLKAERAERAEQARLEKRERRLEREQDRKELD; this is encoded by the coding sequence ATGACGAGCGAACTCCCCGAGATGCGTGCCTCCGATACGGAACGGGAGCGCGTGGCCGAGCGGCTGCGTGACGCGGTCGCCGAGGGCCGCCTCGACATGGAGGAGTTCGAGCAGCGTCTCGACGCCGCCTACCGGGCGCGTACGCACGGCGAACTGACGCCCCTGGTCGCGGACTTGCCCGCGCCGGGCGGTACCGGCGCCGATCCGGCACCGCTGGCCGACCCCGCCGCCCCGGCGCGGACGCGCTGGCGCGAGCGCATCGGACTCCCGGCGACCTCGAAGGGTGCCTTCGCCTTCTGGGGCGGGTTCGGACGCAAGGGCACCTGGACGATCGGCAAGTCCTTCACCGCGGTGACGGTGATGGCGGGCGGCGAACTCGACCTGCGCGACGCCCGGTTCGAGGCGCGCGAGACCGTGATCACCTGTGTCGTCCTGATGGGCGGCGTGCATGTGGTCGTGCCCCCCGACGTGCACCTCCAGGTCACCGGTGTCGGCCTGATGGGCGGCTTCGGCGAGCAGGGCGTCTCCGATGTCGAGCCGGACCCGGAGGCCCCGCGCGTCGTCGTCCGCGGCCTGGCCGTGATGGGCGGCGTCGGCGTGGAGCGCAAGCGCACCAAGGCGGCGAAGCTCCGCCTGAAGGCGGAGCGCGCCGAACGCGCCGAGCAGGCCCGGCTGGAGAAGCGGGAACGCAGGCTGGAGCGCGAGCAGGACCGCAAGGAACTGGACTGA
- a CDS encoding SGNH/GDSL hydrolase family protein, with protein MNKRQGYASLAALMAVVALICGGIYLGIDTVKNRPALRTPPSATPVWLATWAAAPVAALPAESGDGAGAGRDGRSVRNVVHTSIGGTAARVTLSNLYGTEPLRVDAASLAVAAGAGGAGAAAVPGSVRPLLFGGARGATVAPGGEIVSDPVTLRIPYDGDLLVSVHVPEGAPVTVHTHARRTSYVADGDRTRDESGDGYTERIRSWQHVTAVDVLTSHARGSVVAVGDSITDGVTSTPDTDRRWPDVLADRLGGRHGVVNAGISGNRLLLDGRGESTLGRLDRDVFARSGARSVIVAIGVNDLLRSPYAGTGEQVVAGLRELTGRARAQGLHVTGATILPCAGHPRCSAAVEAERALVNEAVRAGTVFDTVVDFDRALRDPYAPRRLLPAYDSGDHLHPSDAGYARMGAVVDPSVL; from the coding sequence ATGAACAAGCGTCAGGGGTACGCGAGCCTCGCTGCCCTCATGGCCGTCGTGGCCCTCATATGCGGCGGCATCTACCTCGGCATCGACACGGTCAAGAACCGCCCCGCCCTGCGCACGCCGCCCTCCGCGACCCCGGTGTGGCTCGCCACCTGGGCCGCCGCACCGGTCGCCGCCCTGCCGGCGGAATCCGGCGACGGGGCGGGCGCGGGCCGTGACGGGCGCTCCGTGCGCAATGTCGTGCACACCAGCATCGGCGGCACCGCCGCCCGCGTCACGCTCTCCAACCTCTACGGCACCGAGCCGCTGCGGGTGGACGCCGCGTCACTCGCCGTGGCGGCGGGGGCGGGCGGCGCCGGGGCCGCGGCCGTCCCCGGCTCGGTCCGTCCGCTGCTCTTCGGCGGGGCGCGCGGCGCGACCGTGGCCCCCGGCGGGGAGATCGTCAGCGACCCGGTGACCCTGCGCATCCCGTACGACGGGGACCTGCTGGTCAGCGTGCACGTGCCGGAGGGCGCCCCGGTGACCGTCCACACCCACGCCCGCCGGACCTCCTACGTCGCCGACGGCGACCGCACCCGGGACGAGAGCGGCGACGGCTACACCGAGCGCATCCGGTCCTGGCAGCATGTGACCGCCGTCGACGTGCTCACCTCGCACGCGCGCGGCTCGGTCGTGGCGGTCGGCGACTCGATCACCGACGGCGTCACCTCCACGCCCGACACGGACCGCCGCTGGCCGGACGTCCTCGCGGACCGCCTCGGCGGCCGCCACGGCGTGGTCAACGCGGGCATCAGCGGCAACCGGCTGCTTCTCGACGGCCGCGGCGAGAGCACCCTCGGCCGCCTCGACCGCGATGTGTTCGCCCGCTCCGGGGCCAGGTCGGTGATCGTCGCCATCGGCGTCAACGACCTGCTGCGCTCCCCGTACGCGGGGACCGGCGAGCAGGTCGTCGCGGGGCTGCGGGAGCTGACCGGCCGGGCCCGCGCCCAGGGCCTGCACGTGACCGGCGCGACGATCCTGCCCTGCGCGGGCCACCCGCGCTGCTCGGCGGCCGTGGAGGCCGAGCGGGCGCTGGTCAACGAGGCCGTGCGCGCGGGCACGGTGTTCGACACGGTCGTCGACTTCGACCGCGCCCTGCGCGACCCGTACGCGCCCCGCCGGCTGCTGCCCGCCTACGACTCGGGGGACCATCTGCACCCGAGCGACGCGGGCTACGCCCGGATGGGCGCCGTGGTGGACCCGTCCGTCCTCTGA
- a CDS encoding DUF445 domain-containing protein, producing the protein MRRTEPDEPGHVDRAGDEGTPPPGGAPGTGPGEAPGAAPGGAAPGGPGTRGDAGPPGRPQGTGLPGFAYTEADAEKQRGVRRMKATATGLLLFVAVVFALATWAEKSGAGAWAGYVAAAAEAGMVGALADWFAVTALFRHPLGIPIPHTAIIPHKKDQLGASLGSFVGENFLSEDVVRARLRGVGIGRRLGTWLAEPAHADRVTAELATALRGALTVLRDSDVQAVVGEAITRRAEAAEIAPGVGKTLQKVVADGAHHRAVDLICARAHDWLVLHADSVMDAVEGGAPGWTPRFVDRKVGERVYRELLRFVTEMRDMPGHPARAAIDRFLGDFAGDLQSDTETRERVERLKSELLGRTEIQDVIASAWSSVRDMILSAAEDDRSELRLRARASLLSLGAKLSTDTRLQSKVDGWVEDAAVYVVTTYRAEITSLISDTVASWDAEHTSRKIEAHIGRDLQFIRINGTVVGALAGLAIHTVAHALGG; encoded by the coding sequence ATGAGACGCACAGAACCGGATGAGCCGGGCCACGTGGACCGTGCCGGTGACGAGGGCACCCCGCCCCCGGGCGGGGCGCCGGGCACGGGCCCGGGAGAGGCACCGGGCGCTGCCCCGGGCGGGGCCGCGCCCGGCGGCCCGGGCACGCGGGGCGACGCCGGGCCGCCGGGCCGCCCGCAGGGCACCGGGCTGCCCGGCTTCGCGTACACCGAGGCGGACGCGGAGAAGCAGCGCGGCGTGCGGCGGATGAAGGCCACGGCCACCGGCCTGCTGCTCTTCGTCGCCGTGGTCTTCGCCCTCGCCACCTGGGCGGAGAAGTCCGGCGCGGGCGCCTGGGCCGGATACGTCGCGGCGGCGGCCGAGGCGGGGATGGTGGGCGCGCTGGCCGACTGGTTCGCCGTGACGGCGCTGTTCCGCCACCCGCTGGGGATCCCCATCCCGCACACCGCGATCATCCCGCACAAGAAGGACCAGCTCGGCGCCTCGCTGGGCTCCTTCGTCGGCGAGAACTTCCTCTCCGAGGACGTGGTGCGCGCCCGGCTGCGGGGCGTCGGCATCGGCCGGCGGCTCGGCACCTGGCTCGCGGAGCCCGCGCACGCCGACCGGGTCACCGCCGAGCTGGCCACCGCCCTGCGCGGCGCGCTGACCGTGCTGCGCGACTCCGACGTGCAGGCGGTCGTCGGGGAGGCCATCACCCGCCGGGCCGAGGCCGCGGAGATCGCCCCCGGCGTCGGCAAGACGCTCCAGAAGGTCGTCGCCGACGGCGCCCACCACCGGGCCGTCGACCTGATCTGCGCCCGCGCCCACGACTGGCTCGTCCTGCACGCCGACTCCGTGATGGACGCCGTCGAGGGCGGCGCGCCGGGCTGGACGCCGCGTTTCGTCGACCGCAAGGTCGGCGAGCGGGTCTACCGGGAGCTGCTGCGCTTCGTCACCGAGATGCGCGACATGCCCGGGCACCCGGCGCGGGCCGCGATCGACCGGTTCCTCGGGGACTTCGCGGGCGATCTCCAGTCCGACACCGAGACGCGGGAGCGCGTCGAGCGGCTGAAGTCCGAGCTGCTGGGGCGCACCGAGATCCAGGACGTCATCGCCTCGGCCTGGTCGTCGGTGCGCGACATGATCCTCTCCGCGGCCGAGGACGACCGCAGCGAGCTGCGGCTGCGCGCCCGGGCCTCCCTGCTGTCGCTCGGCGCCAAGCTGTCGACGGACACCCGGCTCCAGTCCAAGGTGGACGGCTGGGTGGAGGACGCGGCGGTGTACGTGGTGACGACGTACCGCGCCGAGATCACCTCCCTGATCTCGGACACCGTCGCGAGCTGGGACGCCGAGCACACCTCCCGCAAGATCGAGGCCCACATCGGGCGGGACCTCCAGTTCATCCGCATCAACGGCACGGTGGTGGGCGCCCTCGCGGGCCTCGCGATCCACACCGTCGCGCACGCCCTGGGCGGCTGA
- a CDS encoding isoafricanol synthase — MANAMDFGHLPSPADPTRRTTAVRIPFPALLNPHAERARRHTLQWLLTTGLLDGEAATAEYDPLRLERLMAYFYPTANAADLELAADFNAWFFIFDDQFDGGLGMRPRAIERLVDSLGRIMTPDDTVPVSSPPLVRSFGDIWRRSTAGRAPHWRRRFRTHWLAYMAAHQGEARNRNADGLPTPEAFLELRRHSIGVQPCLDFTERCGGYALPDELHGAEPLREMREVTADVVIFVNDIVSLTKEIAAGDVNNSVLVLRGHKGCSLDEAVDLTAALANRRIARFGELAASLPAALHARGVPAEVRGHVDHYVEGMRHVMAGNLAWSLATSRYDERGIAAVSGGRRRPWGALASDPDAPATPPPPRTATTDLPSQRTAPHGGL, encoded by the coding sequence ATGGCGAACGCGATGGACTTCGGCCACCTTCCCAGCCCCGCGGATCCCACCCGGCGCACGACGGCGGTCAGGATCCCCTTCCCGGCGCTGCTCAACCCGCATGCGGAGCGGGCCCGGCGGCACACGCTCCAGTGGCTGCTGACGACCGGACTGCTCGACGGGGAGGCCGCGACGGCGGAGTACGACCCGCTCCGGCTGGAGCGGCTGATGGCGTATTTCTACCCCACGGCGAACGCCGCCGATCTGGAGCTCGCAGCCGATTTCAACGCCTGGTTCTTCATCTTCGACGACCAGTTCGACGGTGGGCTCGGGATGCGGCCGCGGGCGATAGAGCGGCTGGTGGACAGCCTGGGGCGGATCATGACGCCGGACGACACCGTGCCGGTCTCCAGTCCGCCGCTGGTCCGGTCGTTCGGCGACATCTGGCGCCGCTCCACGGCCGGCAGGGCGCCGCACTGGCGGCGCCGCTTCCGTACGCACTGGCTCGCGTACATGGCCGCGCACCAGGGCGAGGCGCGCAACCGCAACGCGGACGGCCTGCCGACGCCCGAGGCCTTCCTCGAACTGCGGCGCCACTCCATCGGCGTGCAGCCCTGCCTGGACTTCACCGAGCGCTGCGGGGGCTACGCGCTGCCCGACGAGCTGCACGGGGCGGAGCCGCTGCGGGAGATGCGGGAGGTCACCGCCGACGTGGTGATCTTCGTCAACGACATCGTGTCGCTGACCAAGGAGATCGCCGCGGGCGACGTCAACAACAGCGTGCTGGTGCTGCGCGGGCACAAGGGCTGTTCGCTGGACGAGGCCGTCGATCTGACGGCCGCGCTCGCCAACCGGCGGATCGCCCGCTTCGGCGAGCTCGCCGCGTCGCTCCCGGCGGCGCTGCACGCGCGGGGCGTCCCGGCGGAGGTGCGGGGGCACGTCGACCACTACGTCGAGGGGATGCGGCATGTGATGGCGGGCAATCTGGCGTGGTCGCTGGCGACCTCCCGCTACGACGAGCGCGGCATCGCCGCCGTCAGCGGCGGACGCCGGCGCCCCTGGGGCGCCCTGGCCTCCGACCCCGACGCCCCCGCCACCCCGCCGCCCCCGCGCACCGCCACCACCGACCTCCCGTCCCAGCGCACCGCCCCCCACGGGGGGCTCTGA